In Dehalogenimonas etheniformans, one genomic interval encodes:
- the gatB gene encoding Asp-tRNA(Asn)/Glu-tRNA(Gln) amidotransferase subunit GatB, with protein sequence MTDATISSKYETVIGLEVHAQLATASKMYCRCASDYADAPPNTRVCPVCLGLPGVLPVINKKAVEFTMMTALALNCTIAPNSKFDRKNYAYPDLMKGYQISQYDEPIGRQGWIDVAVDGKIRRIGITRVHLEEDVAKLLHRDELGGPGYSLVDVNRSGVPLMEIVSEPDMRTPEEARQYLMKLRTILRYLGVSVANMEEGSFRCDANISLRPTGETKFNPKVEVKNMNSFRAVFRALEYEEVRQAKDYDNGVRVPQETRGWQDEKGVTVSQRSKEFAHDYRYFPEPDLPPLQFDEKWIAQIRARLPELPEARQTRFVSDYQLSDYDAAILTSARDIADYFEGVLSADLNVTAKDAANWVNGEVARILNAANANIDAFSVKVPAAALAKLIAVTAKGAINTATAKTVLEEMWQSGKTPEAIISEKGLAQISDDSALRDMAAKIIGDNPAAVADFKAGKEQSLKFLVGQMMKLSKGRANPAVASDIILQKLKES encoded by the coding sequence ATGACTGACGCGACAATCTCCTCCAAATACGAGACGGTCATCGGACTCGAGGTCCACGCACAACTGGCCACAGCCAGCAAGATGTACTGCCGCTGCGCCTCCGATTATGCCGATGCCCCGCCCAACACCCGCGTTTGCCCGGTGTGCCTCGGCTTGCCCGGCGTACTTCCGGTGATAAACAAAAAGGCCGTCGAATTTACCATGATGACGGCACTGGCGCTCAACTGCACCATCGCGCCCAACAGCAAGTTCGACCGCAAGAACTATGCCTATCCCGACCTGATGAAGGGTTACCAGATTTCCCAGTACGATGAGCCCATCGGCCGCCAGGGCTGGATCGACGTCGCTGTCGACGGCAAGATCCGGCGGATCGGCATCACCCGCGTCCACCTCGAAGAAGATGTCGCCAAACTCCTCCATAGGGACGAACTTGGCGGTCCGGGCTATTCCCTTGTTGATGTCAACCGCTCCGGCGTACCGCTCATGGAGATCGTTTCCGAGCCGGATATGCGGACTCCCGAGGAAGCCCGGCAGTACCTGATGAAACTCCGCACCATTCTACGCTATTTGGGCGTTTCGGTAGCCAACATGGAAGAGGGCTCTTTCCGCTGCGACGCCAATATCTCGTTGCGCCCAACCGGCGAGACGAAGTTCAATCCCAAGGTCGAAGTCAAGAATATGAACTCGTTCCGCGCCGTTTTTCGGGCGCTGGAATACGAAGAGGTCCGCCAGGCCAAAGACTACGACAATGGCGTTCGCGTCCCGCAGGAAACACGGGGTTGGCAGGACGAAAAAGGCGTCACCGTGTCTCAGCGCTCCAAGGAATTTGCCCACGATTACCGCTATTTCCCGGAGCCCGACCTGCCGCCGCTTCAATTCGATGAAAAATGGATCGCCCAGATCAGGGCTAGGCTGCCCGAACTTCCGGAAGCCCGTCAGACCCGATTCGTCAGCGACTACCAGTTGTCAGACTACGATGCGGCGATTCTGACCTCCGCTCGAGATATCGCCGATTATTTCGAGGGCGTGTTATCCGCCGATCTAAACGTGACTGCCAAGGACGCTGCCAATTGGGTCAACGGCGAGGTCGCCCGTATCCTGAACGCCGCCAATGCGAATATCGACGCCTTCTCCGTTAAGGTCCCCGCCGCCGCCCTGGCCAAACTCATCGCCGTAACGGCAAAGGGCGCGATCAATACCGCAACCGCCAAGACGGTGCTCGAGGAAATGTGGCAATCCGGCAAAACACCGGAGGCCATCATCTCGGAGAAAGGCCTGGCCCAGATATCCGACGATTCAGCTTTAAGGGACATGGCGGCAAAAATCATTGGCGATAATCCCGCCGCG